Proteins from a genomic interval of Sphingobacterium lactis:
- a CDS encoding LLM class flavin-dependent oxidoreductase, with amino-acid sequence MTEKHPFLKKDKFLLGTFSTNCGGGMTVSKLPDRWRANWENNLKLGLLLDEAGIDFMLPIARWVGYGGETDFHGEVMETITWATALLARTKQITVFATIHTVANHPVVVAKQIATMAQISNDRVGLNIVAGWNKPEYDALGIPLPPDHETRYGYAQEWFNFIKRLWKEEGPFNFDGSYFKTTRSYGNPRPTYLPPIFNAAGSGQGRDFAIENANFLFTPAIDLNRSKAEITELKQKGVDAGKDINVLTFSHIICRPTEEEAQAERQRVMDNIDWSATDNLINLQFAHAQSFPHDLLNSIREGMALGHGGFPMVGTPQQVADGLIALHEAGFKGTTLSFFDYAAEFPYFRDNVLPILAEKGIR; translated from the coding sequence ATGACTGAAAAACACCCATTTCTGAAAAAAGACAAGTTCCTGCTAGGTACCTTTTCCACCAATTGTGGTGGTGGAATGACCGTTTCGAAATTGCCTGATCGTTGGCGAGCGAATTGGGAGAACAACCTCAAGTTGGGGCTGCTGTTAGATGAGGCAGGAATAGATTTTATGTTGCCCATTGCACGATGGGTAGGCTATGGTGGAGAAACGGATTTCCACGGGGAAGTGATGGAGACCATTACCTGGGCAACGGCATTGTTGGCGAGAACAAAGCAGATAACTGTGTTTGCGACAATCCACACGGTAGCCAATCATCCGGTTGTAGTCGCGAAGCAAATTGCAACCATGGCGCAGATCAGCAATGATCGTGTAGGACTGAATATTGTAGCGGGTTGGAACAAGCCGGAATACGATGCTTTAGGAATTCCGCTTCCTCCGGATCATGAAACACGGTATGGCTATGCACAGGAATGGTTTAATTTTATTAAGCGGCTGTGGAAAGAAGAAGGTCCATTCAATTTTGATGGTTCCTATTTCAAGACCACGCGCAGCTATGGCAATCCGAGGCCTACCTACCTGCCGCCAATTTTCAATGCTGCAGGCTCCGGACAGGGTCGAGATTTTGCGATTGAAAATGCTAATTTTCTATTCACTCCCGCAATCGACCTCAATCGGTCCAAGGCCGAAATTACAGAACTAAAACAGAAAGGTGTAGATGCCGGAAAGGATATCAATGTCTTGACATTTTCCCATATCATTTGCCGACCGACGGAGGAAGAGGCGCAGGCAGAAAGGCAACGTGTCATGGATAATATCGACTGGTCGGCAACAGATAACTTAATCAATCTCCAATTCGCACATGCACAAAGTTTCCCGCACGATCTGTTGAACAGCATTCGTGAAGGAATGGCGCTCGGCCATGGTGGTTTTCCGATGGTGGGAACGCCGCAGCAGGTTGCCGATGGATTGATTGCATTACATGAAGCAGGATTTAAGGGCACAACACTGTCCTTCTTTGATTACGCTGCCGAGTTCCCTTATTTTAGGGATAATGTGCTGCCGATCCTTGCCGAAAAAGGAATTCGTTAA
- a CDS encoding flavin reductase family protein, with protein MRAFRNACGKFATGIVVITTEHEGKVHGMTANGFMSVSLDPNLVLISIDNSKRMHQFLHESKKYAISVLAHHQEKWSRHFAGSPQDDLLVEFVDFHGAKVVPEACAYFETSVVSTHIEGDHTLFVGQVNNFACTEDDPILYFKGSYMKLV; from the coding sequence ATGAGAGCGTTTAGAAATGCCTGCGGCAAATTCGCTACAGGAATTGTGGTGATTACCACGGAGCACGAGGGAAAGGTACATGGCATGACCGCCAATGGTTTTATGTCCGTATCCTTAGATCCAAATTTGGTGTTGATATCCATCGATAACAGTAAACGAATGCACCAGTTCTTGCACGAATCTAAAAAGTATGCCATCAGTGTATTGGCACACCACCAGGAAAAGTGGAGCCGTCATTTTGCAGGTTCACCACAAGATGACCTCCTCGTGGAATTCGTGGATTTCCATGGGGCAAAAGTTGTTCCCGAAGCCTGTGCCTATTTCGAAACGTCCGTGGTGTCCACACATATTGAAGGGGACCATACGCTGTTCGTTGGCCAGGTGAACAACTTCGCCTGTACGGAGGATGATCCTATCCTTTATTTCAAAGGATCCTATATGAAACTGGTATAA
- a CDS encoding cyclase family protein has translation MQSLQALLTGGNIRFVDLTHTLNENFPGLPLPPEMGQVATFKKTEISRYNDKGPGWYWNNITLGEHFGTHFDAPVHWITGKDHPNNTVDTIPTEHFMAAAQIIDASEEVIGNPDFVLTPEFIQKWESEHGILRANEWVLFRTDWHKRPIGAEFLNTGADGLNHTPGPSKEAVEYMINRNVLGFGVETLNTDAGMSFVWDMPLPCHTLMHGAGKYGLQCLRNLDQLPVRGAIIVAAPLKIEDGSGSPLRVFAIVPS, from the coding sequence ATGCAATCCTTACAAGCATTGTTGACGGGCGGAAATATTCGTTTTGTTGACCTCACACATACCTTGAACGAAAACTTTCCTGGGCTGCCCCTGCCGCCAGAAATGGGCCAGGTGGCCACCTTTAAGAAAACGGAAATCTCACGATATAATGACAAAGGTCCGGGGTGGTATTGGAACAACATCACGTTGGGGGAACACTTTGGGACCCATTTTGATGCTCCCGTTCATTGGATAACCGGAAAAGACCATCCAAACAATACCGTGGATACCATTCCAACGGAACACTTTATGGCTGCTGCACAGATTATTGATGCATCCGAGGAGGTCATAGGGAATCCAGACTTTGTCCTTACGCCTGAATTTATCCAGAAATGGGAATCCGAACATGGCATTTTGCGTGCCAATGAGTGGGTGCTTTTTCGTACCGACTGGCACAAACGCCCCATTGGCGCGGAATTCTTGAATACCGGTGCAGATGGTTTGAACCACACCCCCGGACCGAGTAAGGAAGCTGTAGAATATATGATTAACAGAAATGTGCTAGGTTTTGGCGTGGAAACACTGAATACGGATGCAGGGATGTCCTTCGTTTGGGATATGCCATTACCTTGCCATACCTTAATGCATGGTGCCGGAAAATATGGGCTTCAATGCCTTCGGAATCTGGACCAATTGCCTGTTCGGGGAGCTATCATTGTGGCTGCCCCATTGAAAATCGAAGATGGTTCCGGCAGTCCGTTGCGCGTCTTCGCGATTGTCCCATCCTAG
- a CDS encoding FAD-dependent monooxygenase, whose amino-acid sequence MKIAVVGGGPAGMYFSILVKKAMPEVEINIYEQNKLSDSFGFGVVFSDETLSEFLTKDPRSYELIRSKFAYWDNLDVYRDGEVVRITGNGFCGCSRRTLLELLAQRCAEEGVTIHSQYRINSLKDVPESDIIVAADGINSVIRTELQADFGTVVIPKKNKFVWMGSTKPLDAFTYFFKTTAYGPFVAHSYQYEEGKSTWVIETTEETFEKAGFVVDDEAGTRLKLEAIFAQELDGHPLLTNKSHWRSFPLITNTRWHKDNVILLGDAVATAHFSIGSGTKLAMQEAIALAQSVIENKEDVQQIFASYEANFRPHVEAIQNAANISMAWFEGMDRHVEQADFMAFAFSVMSRSRKVTYENQAIRDKAFTQQVLAAFNARTKQKVGQSPAFSTYKLREMNLPNRMVMSAMGQYSAVDGRVQDWHLMHYGSRATGGVGLIITEMTAVSDSGRISPGCAGIYTDEQAQEWERIVDFVHTNSSAKIAMQLGHAGPKGAVQRRWQGAFEPLNGQGWPLKAASAKPYGSGYPIPKAIDRAEMQEIIEQFVSAAKRADQAGFDMIELSACHGMLLASFLSPLTNLRDDEFGGAIENRVKFPVQVFEAIRSVVDSQKPISVKISVEDWKEGGNTINEGIAIAKAFKDAGADLISVTSGGTVPDQEIKEGPMWQVPLADAIKHDVGIPVMAIGQFTTIDQINTTLLADRADLIAMGKTLLVNPGFVLQSAAYEQESLDSLVPDPYRVGIPQLNKTQAWMRKEFERMKVALKPQSHR is encoded by the coding sequence ATGAAGATAGCTGTTGTTGGGGGAGGACCGGCGGGGATGTATTTTTCCATTTTGGTCAAAAAGGCGATGCCGGAGGTGGAAATCAATATTTATGAACAGAATAAATTATCGGACTCTTTCGGGTTTGGTGTGGTCTTTTCGGATGAGACACTCAGTGAGTTTCTGACGAAGGATCCCCGGTCCTATGAATTGATCCGCAGCAAGTTTGCCTATTGGGACAACCTGGACGTCTATCGCGACGGGGAAGTCGTACGGATTACCGGAAATGGTTTCTGTGGTTGTTCCAGAAGGACGTTGTTGGAACTCTTGGCCCAACGCTGTGCAGAGGAAGGCGTAACGATCCATTCCCAGTACCGGATCAATAGCCTCAAGGATGTTCCCGAAAGCGATATCATCGTGGCTGCAGACGGTATAAACAGCGTAATCCGAACTGAATTGCAGGCAGACTTCGGTACAGTCGTAATTCCAAAGAAAAACAAATTCGTATGGATGGGCTCCACCAAACCTTTGGATGCATTTACTTACTTCTTTAAAACCACGGCTTATGGCCCTTTTGTGGCACATAGCTATCAATATGAAGAAGGAAAGAGTACCTGGGTGATTGAAACAACGGAAGAAACGTTTGAAAAAGCAGGTTTTGTAGTGGATGATGAAGCAGGAACGAGGTTGAAATTGGAAGCAATTTTCGCCCAAGAATTGGATGGTCATCCTTTGCTGACCAATAAATCCCATTGGCGGAGCTTTCCATTGATCACCAATACGCGGTGGCATAAAGATAATGTCATTCTGTTGGGGGATGCGGTAGCTACGGCGCATTTTTCCATCGGGTCAGGGACTAAGCTTGCCATGCAGGAGGCGATAGCCTTGGCGCAATCGGTAATCGAAAATAAAGAAGATGTCCAACAGATATTCGCATCGTATGAGGCGAACTTTCGCCCGCATGTGGAAGCTATACAAAATGCTGCCAATATATCCATGGCGTGGTTTGAGGGGATGGACAGGCATGTGGAGCAAGCCGATTTCATGGCGTTTGCCTTCAGTGTGATGTCTCGATCCCGTAAGGTCACCTATGAGAACCAAGCGATTCGGGATAAAGCCTTTACACAACAGGTACTGGCAGCATTCAATGCGCGGACAAAGCAGAAGGTGGGACAGTCGCCGGCTTTCAGCACCTATAAGCTCCGGGAGATGAATCTGCCCAATCGGATGGTGATGAGTGCCATGGGGCAATATTCCGCAGTGGATGGTCGTGTTCAAGATTGGCATTTGATGCACTATGGATCTCGAGCAACGGGTGGCGTGGGCCTGATAATCACTGAAATGACAGCGGTTTCTGATTCCGGTCGGATCAGTCCGGGTTGTGCCGGAATCTATACGGACGAACAAGCACAAGAGTGGGAGCGGATTGTGGATTTTGTCCATACCAACAGTTCCGCGAAAATTGCCATGCAATTGGGACATGCCGGACCGAAGGGTGCTGTGCAAAGACGCTGGCAAGGTGCCTTCGAACCGTTGAACGGACAGGGGTGGCCGTTAAAAGCAGCCTCGGCAAAACCGTATGGTTCAGGATATCCAATTCCAAAGGCTATCGATCGGGCGGAAATGCAAGAGATTATCGAACAGTTTGTCTCGGCGGCCAAGCGTGCCGATCAAGCTGGGTTTGACATGATCGAATTAAGTGCTTGCCACGGCATGCTATTGGCCTCTTTCTTGTCTCCTTTGACGAACCTTCGGGATGATGAGTTTGGTGGTGCGATCGAAAACAGAGTGAAATTTCCCGTGCAGGTATTTGAAGCTATACGGTCGGTGGTAGATTCCCAAAAGCCGATATCCGTGAAAATTTCCGTTGAAGATTGGAAAGAGGGTGGAAATACGATTAACGAAGGTATTGCCATTGCCAAAGCCTTCAAGGATGCCGGAGCGGATCTGATTTCTGTCACCTCAGGAGGTACAGTGCCCGATCAGGAGATTAAAGAAGGTCCAATGTGGCAAGTGCCCCTCGCGGACGCCATTAAACACGATGTCGGTATTCCGGTGATGGCAATCGGTCAATTTACGACCATTGATCAGATCAATACCACCCTCTTGGCGGATCGCGCCGATCTCATTGCGATGGGGAAGACGCTATTGGTGAATCCCGGATTTGTGCTGCAGAGCGCCGCGTATGAACAGGAATCACTGGATAGCTTGGTTCCGGATCCATATCGTGTTGGCATTCCCCAATTGAACAAAACCCAAGCCTGGATGCGCAAAGAATTTGAAAGAATGAAAGTTGCCCTGAAGCCCCAGAGCCACAGGTAA